From Helicobacter sp. MIT 99-5507:
CTTCAATTGGTAAATTTGATTTAGATACGCAATTAAGAGCTGGGATTGGACTAGAATTATGGAGATTTACAATATTAGCTGATATAGATATCATCCCAAATACAACACTTAATCCAAACAAAAAAAGTCAGATGATTGGTGGTGGAGTTATACTTGATGCTTCATATGTAGATTTTCGATTTGGTGCCATGTCTGATATGAAACCAAATCCATATGGATTAATACTCACAGGTGGAATGAATATATTGCATTTTTTAGATTTTTCTATTCAATCAAGCCTTAATCTAAAACAAATAAATTCACGCAAAACTCCAAATTATTTAGATATAAGGATTGGCGGAAGATTCCTATTTTAGGCTAATTATAAATTAATTGGCTTACTTAGGTACCTTTTATAAAAATAAAATAATATTATTGTAATACATATGCCAATAATATACCCAAATAATATACCATAGATTCCAGCGACTATAAAGCTAATTAGTGAGATAACTGCAATGCTTAATACATACGGCAATTGAGTAATAAAATGGCTTTGTATAGAGCAACCTGCACCAGTGGCAGATAAAATAGTAGTATCAGAAATTGGTGAGCTATGATCTCCAAATACTGCACCAGCAAGAATAGCAGATATCCCAAGAACTAAATCTCCGCCTGAAGAGCCAATAATACTTATGCCAATTGGTATCATAATAGCAAATACTCCCCAGCTTGTCCCTGTTGCAAATGCAATAAATGCGGATATGATAAATAACATTGCAGGAATAAATAGAATAAAATCACTAGACATCATATTTTTACCCATATTTGCCAAATATATACCAGTTTGCATATCATCTCTAATCACAGGACCAATTGACCATGCTAATATCAAGATAATAATAGCAGGTAGCATATTTAAAAATCCTCTTTTTAATATCATGTAAGTATATGAGATTCTAAGATGTTTAATACTAACTAATACACTAATAAAAATAGTAAATAAACCGCCATAAAATAATGAAAATGCTGTATCTGTATTTGATAAAATATTAATTAGCGTTGGATTGTCACTAGCTTTATATCCACTCCAAAATAATATGGTTGTTATAGAAATCATTAATGTTAATATCGGGATGATAAGCAACCAAATAGAGCTTGTTTTATCCAAAGTCTGTTTTTTATCTAATAGATCTTTTACATCTACATTTACATTTCTTTGCATTGCAGGTAAGTTTATCTGCCAAAAGATTGTTAGAAATACAGCCAAAAGTGCAAACCATGCATAATAATTACTCCAAATACTGCTTGTAAGCAAAGACAATCCACCAAAACTCTTTGGCACTGATTCATCCATCACACCAATAATATATGCTCCCCAGCTACTAATTGGCATTAGAATACAAACTGGAGCTGAAGTAGAATCTATAATATAGGCTAATCTCTCTCTACTAGATTTATTAGCATCATTTAGAGATTTGCTA
This genomic window contains:
- a CDS encoding Na+/H+ antiporter NhaC family protein, translated to MDLGNALHYSDSIISLAVPVFVIVMVFATRKVALSLLLGIVLGGILAFYHEPLNILLYVYKNISSVFYSFDENKNFSVSYSSIYVFGFLVLLGILTQIIFYSGAINAFVNWAHKKVSNPRSSESIAFIAGIIIFVDDYFNALTVGQISKSLNDANKSSRERLAYIIDSTSAPVCILMPISSWGAYIIGVMDESVPKSFGGLSLLTSSIWSNYYAWFALLAVFLTIFWQINLPAMQRNVNVDVKDLLDKKQTLDKTSSIWLLIIPILTLMISITTILFWSGYKASDNPTLINILSNTDTAFSLFYGGLFTIFISVLVSIKHLRISYTYMILKRGFLNMLPAIIILILAWSIGPVIRDDMQTGIYLANMGKNMMSSDFILFIPAMLFIISAFIAFATGTSWGVFAIMIPIGISIIGSSGGDLVLGISAILAGAVFGDHSSPISDTTILSATGAGCSIQSHFITQLPYVLSIAVISLISFIVAGIYGILFGYIIGICITIILFYFYKRYLSKPINL